Part of the Anopheles coluzzii chromosome 3, AcolN3, whole genome shotgun sequence genome is shown below.
TTGAACAACGAAACGAATTAAGAGCAATTTGTCTTTGGATGAGTCCCTTTAACAGCATGTTAGATCACACCAACGTCACTGGCCTGGGCCTGATGCGGCAGAACGCGCATGCTGCAAGTATATTGCGCACGGCGTTGTCTCTTATAACGCGCGAAGCAAGAACACGCTGGTTGAACATTTCCATACCAGCAGAAGCATAATCTATCCGGCCCGATCTGAACTGCTTGGGATCTGCGAGCAAGTCGGAATTAACGAGCGATGGCGGTTTATTTAAGCCCACCCCACTTTCCCCCAGCTTGGCCGTAGTCTTGGCACCGCGGAAGGTGAAACGCCATAAAAGGACGCGACGTGGGAGAAATGGGAGTGCATGCGTGCGCTGGAGCCCTTCACATTGCACGGTGTCACCCTGGGAAAGCTGACACACATTATTGCATCATAAGAATGTGTGAATCGGAGCGTGTGGGAATCGGATCGAATCAATACATGCGGCCAATCCGTTTGCTACGTCGGTTTTGATCAAAATCGATCTCGCAGCATTGCCGTATCCCAAAGATTTATATTCCACATCGCCATTGAATGCATTATGTTTGCCTTCAAAACGCTCATTCAATGTTGTTTCTTCTCCCTTCGAGGTTCCGAAGTTGTGCAACTCAGGCTGCTGGCGTGAACAAGATGTTTCAACTCGGTACAATCCGCCACTGGGACCTAGGGCCGGATCTAAACGCGCCAGCCCTTAATTGACCGGGGAAATAATTCAATCTCTTCAAAGCACCCGTCGGGCCTATTGGATGAGGTTTAATTAATTACCCCACGCCCCGAATTGGCTCCATAAGCCTCCAATTGGTGTCCGGAGCGTGTAGTTTGAGAAAAGAAATGCCTTAATTACACCCTTTACACACCCTGTCCGCTGGCTGGCCGCTAGAAGCGAAGGTAATGATGTCTGCATTTCGGTCGTGATGCGTTCATTAGCTTTGGCCAATAAATCTCGCCCAGTTTCAAGCATATCGCGACTTGCGCCTGCAAGTGAAAGAACGTACGCTGGTGGAGGGGAGTTTGATAACCAAATGGGAACTCCTTTTCTAGGCACTGGAACAGCAGGAACGAAACGTTTGGGTGGATGAGTGAAGGCGAAGTAGATAATAAGACACGGAACAAATTCATTCCACGGGTTGATAAGGTGACACCGAAAAGTTAGAGGAACCGGAAAGAGTGAAAGTGCTTTCACTCGTTTTTGTATTCATTCTTATGGTTATTAGCTATTTCTGCAAAGTCATCTCATAGGATCAGGTtcatctttatttatttattaattatttatagaattgatttatcattatttattggttgatgttattattttatattttgtttttatttagtaACTTATGTATTCACTTATTTatgtgtttattgttttatttattaatttgtttgtaTGACAATTCACTAGTTTATTTTGAATGGAtatattttgattgatttgtacgtttatgtatttgttttttgtttttaattgatttaattcatttgtttttcgctttcttaTAGTTTCACAATTTACTTAGTCATTGATTTATCAACATTCGCCTCTTTAATTCAAAaattttatcttattttcAAGCTTGTTTGTCACTGTTTGTCTTTTCTGTTAgttttttacctttttctcATCGACCTTTTGTAGTGTACTAGTTAAaatggcccggttacagggctaCGCAACGTTTATTGGGCGGTATATAAGAACTTTACATCATTCAATCATTTCGTTTTTGGATcctttgtaaacaaattttgttctttgcttatattattttcttctatttaatATACTACAAATTAAATTCTGGGTGGTGTACCTGTTggaataaattttttttttatccaaatTCACACTGTTTGCGATAAATTTGCTTTACCTTTTGGATCATATGTTCCAGGTAATATCAAGTCCCGTGGTATCTTGGCATACGCCTTATTGAAACCCGGGAATATCATATGCCGTACGGAAATACGGAGCAGAAATTTTGCGAACTCTTTCGGCTCTTCAGCATCTTGAACAGTCTGGGCTGTCTGCATATGCATGTTTTCCCGCACACGCAATACCCTAAATTTTCCCAACAGCATGTTGAGTCGGATGCACTGCTGCAGGACCTGGTCATTAATATCACGCGGGATGATTGGCAGTATCCTTCGGAAATCACCAAATAGTAGAAGCACCTTATTACCAAACGTTTGGCGATTACCCATAACATCCTGCAGGACGCGATCCAAGGCGCGAGCTTCTAGAGCATAGCGGCTGTTCATGGATGTCTCGTTCCATACGATCCGTGATGCCTGTTTCAACAATTCAGCCTGTGCTAACTGTACACGGATGTTATAGGAACTGTTCCAGCGTCCAGCAAGTTCGCGTGTGCGCAAAAATAGTTTCGAGCAGAAACGGGTTCACAGTGCCACCAGGACCATCAAGGAAAAATATTTGTCCAGTATGTGTCTCCTCtcggattgattgttttgtcaACCCGTAGCTGTCCACTGCTGCGGTAATTACATCTTACACCGTTTGTAGTTCGTTGATCAATCGGTTCACGTTTACTACAATAATATGTTGTCCAGCACATCGAAAGCATAAGAGTGCTTCACGTTCACCAGGGAAAATATTTCTGCAGCGGATATGGCGCATTGTAGCAGGTCTGGCTGTATCTGCTCAAAGTTGGCTAAATGCGGCATATTCGGAAACATCGTCAGCGCCTTCCGCGGCGTCTTTTCGCACAGGTACTGATTAATAAATCGTAGCGCTTTGAGGTTCTCGACAGCTTGCTGCAGTCAATTCTATTTGTAGTCTTCGGCGGTGTACTGATCCTGATTTGTCGGTGAGCAAAGTGGTTCACGTCCACGTCCTACAATAACCAAGGATTCTGGGACATTCCCTTCGACAATTTTTTTcgcgtcgtgtatttgcggccttACACAACTTCATATACGTATGTTTGtttatggtttgttgtttttcgtccAACGCCTACATCGATGAATCGCTATGTGCACCGAAGTGTGCAAGGAACCAACACGGtacaaaaatcatccaagctaTCCGCACCTAACATCAACTCACTAAGCAACATCGTCTCACTATAgagtgaaaaagtaacgctctatagtgagagattgaaaatgagaacctttttgtaaaatttgttataggatttgtttttttaaacatttttttatttttttttacttttcaattAGTAATTTGTTTCCTCTTGCATTATTGCTAgtagttttcttttgtttcttctattgactatttttgttttaatttttctgtttctgttttgtctCTTATGAGACAGTTTGTTTATGtgcttttctgttgttttttattattgttaactGTGGGAACTATTTTAGACCATATCTCTAAATGTTTGAGTCACTTTGTTGGCCTTGTCGCCTTGGCCAAGTAACAAAAATCTTAAAAATGAGTCTCGTATAAATCcaacaattattttttattattggttTGGTACTGTTTACTCAGCAATAGTTTTATTAGTACAACTGAAAtacttcttattcttcttcttctttccagTGAAAACAATTGCTACCATTTCGTTCCAATCAGACTTCTTAGGCTTATTAAGTACAACTGAACTGGATAATCAGCCCTCCACAATACTCTCCATTACTCGCTGCTCCTCGCTCGAGCATTCTGTTTAAATTCTTTTCAATGATTGgtcgcaacaacagcaaaaagttTATTATTTAACGCCCATTCCGATTATGACAGTATACGTGTCAACATTCAATTACTTTCATTATATGCTGCGCAACCTTTGCTCTCCTTAGCGTTCCTTTCGAATCTCACCGCGTGCGGCAAGCGCCCCTTCGGTACTTTCACGGGGGTTCATAAATTAGTCGCCCGAGCGTGGTGCAAATTACATCATCGCAATTTACACTGGCCACGCATTCCACCGGCAGCCCGTAGCCGTGCTGCTACCGATATGTTTGCGGCCAAAAATTGTACCTACCCACAAAAGATTCCTATCCCCTATCCCCAATACCAACCGCGTATTCTGTGGTCGCCAGGTCGTGTAAAATCAGGAGCAAACTCCAGCGgagcaaacacaacaactgCATAACCCccagccaccgccaccgccggctGAAACGGTCCAATTCAACAGGGATGGTCCTTTATTTCTTGCGCTTTAGCATACATTGGCTACCCTTTCCTGCGCATCGTCCTGCGTTCCTTTCTCCCTCTGCCGACTTTCCCATCACAGGAGAAAGGCCCTTTCAtcaatcaccaccaccaccgttcggGTCGGGAATTATGTCTCGCGCGCTAAATTGTGCAGCTCGCAAGGTTTGGTGGCGGCCGGGACCTACCGCGCCATTAGaaggaggaggtggaggagcGTCTAATTTATCATCGCCCCAAAGGAGGACCGTGAAAGGCGGGTTCAAATGTCAAAATACTTACCCAATTGAATGTAGGGCAGCTTCCCGCGGGCGATGCCGATGTGCCGAAACAGTCGTAAGCTTGCAGTAAATATTTAAAGTGAATATGACGTATGATCTAATAAAACCATCGTTTGGCACATTCACACCTTTAGCTGCCGGGTTGTTGATCGGAACCATGTTGGATGGTTGTTGCCGACAGTGGCATGATTATTTGAGGAAATGATGCCAACCATGGGTCAGATGGACTGTACCACAAGCAATCAAATAAAGGTATTGAATTAAAACGGTTCATAATAAGAGTGACCTTAAACGaatgataaattaaatttccatACTAAAACAATGAGAACTACGAATCGTCACTGGCTATTTGCTGCATTTTATTAATctttatattgctatccttttctgtTGCGTCAACTTTTTACCATACAAGCATTttataaagtaaaaaacactGTTTTCCAGGTCTGTTTCTAATGTGAACTGCATTGTTCAACAATTTGCTAGATGTTTTTATAACAGCCCAGCTGTCACAAAtaatgacagctgttgaaaaacatcttacAAACTTTGAACAATGCTGTTTACAATAAGAACTTTGCCGGAAAACAGGACGTTGAGGATCGTTCTTGAGTTGggcaaaattcacaaaaaaccGAACCTGGGTTCAGACAAGTGATGTGCtatatggagcgcacccacaactccagacgactccgggccttttcggacgattccgaacgactccggatattgcagcgcggacctaccttccggagtcgattccgaatttatcggtgtcggatcggagtcgactccggatttttgctaactttacccatcactagttcagACTAGGCATGGGACAATTGTGCGAGACCTATGCCGCACACTCAGTTCATTATAGTGTGCGGTTGATCGCCGCACGCGAAAAAGTGAACGGGTAGGTCTTCCGCACGCATACAGAACTAACTGAAATGTGCTCTGAACAAGATGCAAGATAACTGTCGGTGTCATAgactgaacgaaaaaaaaacattcgttttGGGTCGGCAGAATTTGTTACACACAACGACACAAGAAGATCGATCGCACTTTGCGCGAGAAAGAATGCACATATTGCTAGCGTGGTCAGATTGATCAAtcgcacacagccgcacaaaaagaactcctGCCGCACACTGACCCCTGAGTGAGTGCTGAGTGAGAAAGAACACTCATAGCCGATGGGTCATTCGCACACAGCCGCACGCATGTTTGGttgggtcagtcgcacacatACCGCACGCGTGTTCAGttgggtcagtcgcacactaccgcaccaaaagaactcttgtcgcacactgccgcacgcgcgttcagttagttcagtcgcacactgccgcactcGTATTCAGtggggtcagtcgcacactaccgcaccaaaagaactcttgtcgcacactgtcgcacgcgcgttcagttagttcagtcgcacaaaaagaactcgtTAAGCGCACAGCAACATAAAAGAGAAAGCTTGTAGATTTTACTCGTTTAGATCAGTTTTCGTTACAAATCAACTTAAGTATATACAGTCTGTACTCGAGCTACGTTTTCTAAGTTCTTGTGTGCAATTAGTATAATTGGCTCAAAGGATTCTCAAATGCAAGATAAATTACTGTTTTACCAAAAATTTGAGAGCCTCTTAAAAACcagaaattttcaaattttctgcATGAATTGTTATACATAAATGGTTTAATGTAAAAACCTAGTTACCTAGTTATGCAtgaaccgcgtatctcggactgactgtatttataattaaaaatgcagcattaaaagcaaaattttCTGTTCTTGCATTAAAATCTcgataaaatgaaacatgatatttttaaaaatggtACTTAGCTCCAATTGAGCGACTGACCTACCGCACGCGTTCAGTTCATCATACTGAACGAACTACATCGCACGCGTTCActgaaaagaatcaaattgCCCAAGCCTAGTTCAGACGTCTTCCATCAAATTTTGGAACCAGTTCCGAAGGGATTCAATCATTCGAAGTCGGAAAGAGCCGGAATCGTCGAAATTATCAAGAATCGTCAGAATCGTCAGGAATCGTCCGAAATCGACCggaatgtttgtttgaatgtttttgtttgaatgtttttccGTAGTTTTATTGTTCTTAACCGACCCGGGTTGCAATTCTAAAATTGCAGGAGTAATAAAAAGTTTCAGAAGTGGAAACAGTTCCAAAATTTTGGTGAGAATAGATCGTTTACCAGTGCATTTGAAACCTAGCCGGTTATCAATACAATCGTAGCTGCATACGGCCCTAACGCCTATTCTCATTCTCGAATGCgtatccgattccggagtcgattctgaTTTGGAAGACGATTGcgattttgtttcttcattCTTTCGGACCATATCCTCATGTTGCAAACGCGACACCtttattttatgaattttatttaattcaatttctcCTTACGAGCGATCACCACGTCgatcactttttcaaacttaaCGGATAgtattttcatatttaaaaTGAGCAAACCACTCAAAACGCTTGTTACCCTTTTCAAGTGCCCTGGCGACGTGCATCGGCGCGATAAACAGCATAAGTCAGGGAATATGTCACGCATCCAGTGAGTCCATCTGGCTCTTCTTGACATGTACgatcaaaaaaaaatcaaacctaaAACACAGACTCGTTACCAATATCAACCGGCCACTTGAAAATGCAGGGATACATTCTAAACATGCACCAGAAGATTCTAGTGTTAGGTACAGTTCTGCCGAAAGGAAAATCCCTACGACCGTAAAGAGTACGTAAACGgcgaaattgaagaaaaaattatAAGGTCAAAATgcgaatgttttaattaaactcaCTTCTGGAAAATACTTTACTAACGTTATAAATAAGTAACTAATTTACTAATAAGGTTTACTAATTCAAGGTTGAGGAAGGGATGTTCGATTATCCAAGAAAACGATGAGGTAGAAAGCCTTGAATTAGAAAAAGTTTATAATAAATCATTTATTCATTCCTATAGTTCATCAAGAGTGGATGTGCATGTGCCCTGAACTCCTTTAATCCTATTTTAGATGACAGATTAATCCTTCCACAATAAGATCAGTATTAATTCCAAAATCTATCAAAACAGACAAGTAGCCACCTcccacaagaaaaaaaacggaaataattttaattgccAACGTTAGTGCGATAAACGTTGTGACGTAGGATggcaaagtaaaacaaatcaacaaaagcaagtttttgttttctttacctTAAGGAACTTACATTTCTATAGGAATATTTGAGTAAAATGGACCTCTGCTCACGGAAGTGTAGGCTCAGACGTGCATAATCACCCTCCATCATGCATTTGCTAATATCACGtataaatatttcataaaaaccGAGCTCCATGAGTTCCAATTTAACCATCCGTTTGGGAAGCCGAAGCGGCAAGGTCATTTTTGACATGTATCCTGGAAAAATAACCAACCGTCTCAGCTGGGGCAAGCGAGGCAGATATTTCGAAAATTGCTGATTAACATTTTCCACCACAAGCGTTTTCAGAGCAGACAGCTTGGGCAGGCAGGCGTAAACATCCACGTAGTCCATAGCGAGCCACAAAAAGTTTAGCTGACTGCTGAGCTGTCCTGCGAGAAGATCACATATTTGATCGACCTTCGATGGATCGGGTGTGATCTTTAGCCACTTGATCGACGTCAGCTCCGCCAACGATGGCCAATCGATTTTCATGTCGTACAACAGAAGCCTCTCCAGCCGGGGCAAGCGAACGCCTGTGAACGATAGAATATCGGCACTGCAGCATATGCTCAACTGTTGCAGCATGTTCAGGTTCGATAGGTGGCGCAACGGATTCGGACCGATACTAGCCAAGTACATCAAATGCAGATCCTTCAGCTGAACGCATGATTCGCAGATGGCCTGCAGCACCTCACTCGATGCGATGCTAGCGTGGTAGTACAGTTTCTTAAGCTGCTTCAAATGCCGGTAAAATTCGATCTTTTCGATAGAACCGATACTAGTAGCTTGCTCTAAAAGACGTGATGAAAAGATCAtcctaccatcatcatcatcatcatcatcaggatGCCAAATCATGAGCTCCTCCAACTGCTTTAGCTTCCAGTAGGGTTCTTCGCCTCCGTGCTCTATGTACTGCTTACCAACGATGGTCTCCACATCCAGTGAAGAAACAATATCCAGCACGCGAAGATTGGGACAGTCGATGACCTCAGGTAGACTTACATGCAGCACCAGCTTGTGCAGTGAACGATTAACAACCTTCAGCTCTTTAAATGAATGCAAACATTTGGAGCCATTAGCTGGATGAACCAAGTGTAGCTCCTGCAGGCATCCCATCTTTACCACCGCCTTCGATATCTTTACGGCGAACGTCTGTAAATGTTTCCCCAATCCGACCCTTAGTACGACCAATTGCTCGAGCCAGGACGGCACTAGTAGCTTGCTGAGCACGAGATTCATTTGATGCGTTTCAAACGGTTTTCCCAGCAGATCAATATTGACCTTGCTGTAGCGGCGCTTGGTCCAATCGAGCATTTTGGCTGCTTCTGTTAAGTGTACCTTTGCACGGGCACTGCAATCGGCATACCACGTATCTTCATCTGACCACTCACCAATGCGCAGGGTAAATCGTGCAGCGCCGTATTCGGAAATCAGACGCTCCCAGTAGCGGCAGGTAAGTGAGACATCTCTTAGCGAATAAATGCAGAGATAGTCAAAAATGGTGTACATTATCTGGAAAGTGAAATGGAGGAGTAAAATCATCGTGATTTGAGTGGAAAGTCTGACCTTTGCTTACCTCTTGTGGCAGCTCATTGATGTGCAATTTGGGCGGGGACGAATACCTCGCGCATTTTCTTCTCGGACGGCTCATGCTTGGTTTAGATTACCTATGAGTATGTTGCGCGGTGATCTTTTCGTATGCAGATTTCCGACACGCCGATCGGGACGGTGTAGGTTCAAAATCTccataacaaacacacaaacagtgcATTGATAAGTTCCAAGACATCCAGCTGTCAAAGTGTTGGATTGTGTATAGCAGCTATTTCAGTTCTTGAATTCAAACGGGCAGGTGTGTCGTTCCAAAGCGACAAACTCTAGCCGAGCGATTGAATCCAACGCAAGCGCTACAGATTATGCTTAACCCTAACACTGGCAACCAAAAAACATCATATTCCAGGTAACCGGGCTACCCGTGTAGCCAGCGACTTTGGAAGcttataacttttgaatgcgCAATCCAATATCGATGCAATATCctgatgaaaattaaacaaaccaaTGCAGTTTCTATAACTGTGCATACCCATATAACCAgctcgtactttgtggctgattaagagatcgACGGTACTTTGCgaaactatggagctttttaacaggcacatggtactatttggaactttgcggctgattagcactatgtgtagggttcaCGATGGAACTTGAAAGCTTGTAAAGAAAGGgtaccgaacttggtggaactttatagctttttaatgcatgacatcggtacaaggtggctcttgtcaaatTGTCAAAGTCTGACGCCGtcaatcatctcattgctgctgcacaagttagattagttctttgaagaagggattttgatggaagtgattgtgattgtgacagtaaattgtgtgacattttgtataattcatgaatattaaggatttaaaaacacatacacatgtacacaaacaaagaGCAGTCCCCCACATAGACGAACATAAACGCATAGAATACAACATCTCAAACAACATTGATGATGCTCTATCTTATAACAAACTCCATCAAAAGAACCTCCTCAAATTTCTGAAAGACACAGACCTATTCAACAAAATATAATCAAATCAACCCAACTCCACACTAGAGATGGGTTCTGCGGATCGCACCCACGGTTCCGCTCCGGTTCCGGCAAgtatgattccgattccgattccagagagAAGGAATCCCTAGTTccaccggaatcgtccggaatcttCCAGAATCtgccggaatcgtccggaatcgtcggaatcgtccggaatcttCGGAATCGCCCGGGATCGTCCGGattcgtctggaatcgtctaaagtcgtctggaatcgtgcgGAGTCATTCGAATCGTTTGGAATCGTCtgaaatcgtccggaatcgtcgtaatcgtccggaatcgtcagAACGgtcggaatcgaccggaatcggctggaatcgctcggaatcgaccggaatcgaccggaatcgtccggaatcgtgcGGAATCGTAGTCAATCAATAGTAGTGAATAGTAGAgccgattccgggcgattccgactgttccgacgattccagacgattcaaATTCACGTTCCGGCCGCCATGCATATGTCAATGCTGTCTGTCGTACATTTAAGCCAGGAATGTCGCGCACTAAGTTCCTCAATATCGTTCGACATGTACGCTAGCTTCTTGTGTTACTGTTTGTATCTATTTGTATTAGGTTATGCACTGCATAAAttacatgaaatgaaatggcaTTCCGACGATTctagacgattccggacgattccggacgattccgggcgattccgggcgattccgggcgatctGGGCGATTCCGGTCAATTCtgagcgattccgggcgattccggccgattccagacgattccggacggttccaacgactccgcacgattccggcgattccagacgattccggacgattccgggcggttCCGGCTTGTCGGATTGAACCTACCCTTCGGAACTGGGTCCGAAATttgttggaatcgtccggacccagttccgcttttttgtgcgttttgcccAACTCTTCTCCACACCAATAATCTTCCTGCAAAGAGATGAATGTAGTCGCAAGACTCAAAATCTCTATAAACAAATcttaccactactactacacaaacaaaacaaatcctgttgtttatttcatcgatgacgcttgcttgaaaataaaacacaaagaaaaataatccccggtACCGtagcataaggaagctgcttaagcgctgtttgaaagacccacctagaactttgatgctgtttaactattgcaaaaggcgaattagagcagcgatctttagcgtgccaaaatgagctgcttaagcaattctggctatttgggtatGTAAAATTCCATataatttcccttttgatcgaatgttaaaatctatttcaaaaggttccAAGCTGTTATTTTAACTCAGAATCGTAtcaaataatgaattaaatggCTAAAACCACTcactacttgcaaaattatacgaaaattagtgatattttggctggaaaatCACAAGaatcgacttacgcggaaattcgagatacgcggttttttgcggccgttttcggtccccattaaccgtgtatctcggggaccgcctgtagaAAGAGCAAGAGCAATGCAGatattttcgttaattttgatctttttcattaaaatcaccggataaatttaaattttaacgaaaCATTGACGAAGCCAAGAAAGAGTTACGCAGTGTTTTATGCCCTGGAATGACTGCGGTATGGAAAGCTAAAAGTAATACTTTTAGGCATACTTTTAACGGTTTCTGAACAAGGTTGTGCTACTTGggatatagccttctaactatccgagcaaaaatatatatatgaatggtcgtgtggtcaagATACGTGGGTAGTATCAAAATACggatgttttaattaaactctAAATAACTATAGAGGTTAACTAATTCAAGGTTGAGGACGGAATGTTgatatcaagctcgccaggctccggtgggctagCCATGTTGTAcccatggaaacggacgacccagtccgtaaagtctttttaggccgtccacaaggacaaaGGAGGCGTGATAGGCCCAAtctgaggtggc
Proteins encoded:
- the LOC120958892 gene encoding uncharacterized protein LOC120958892 translates to MSRPRRKCARYSSPPKLHINELPQEIMYTIFDYLCIYSLRDVSLTCRYWERLISEYGAARFTLRIGEWSDEDTWYADCSARAKVHLTEAAKMLDWTKRRYSKVNIDLLGKPFETHQMNLVLSKLLVPSWLEQLVVLRVGLGKHLQTFAVKISKAVVKMGCLQELHLVHPANGSKCLHSFKELKVVNRSLHKLVLHVSLPEVIDCPNLRVLDIVSSLDVETIVGKQYIEHGGEEPYWKLKQLEELMIWHPDDDDDDDGRMIFSSRLLEQATSIGSIEKIEFYRHLKQLKKLYYHASIASSEVLQAICESCVQLKDLHLMYLASIGPNPLRHLSNLNMLQQLSICCSADILSFTGVRLPRLERLLLYDMKIDWPSLAELTSIKWLKITPDPSKVDQICDLLAGQLSSQLNFLWLAMDYVDVYACLPKLSALKTLVVENVNQQFSKYLPRLPQLRRLVIFPGYMSKMTLPLRLPKRMVKLELMELGFYEIFIRDISKCMMEGDYARLSLHFREQRSILLKYSYRNVSSLR